The Solibacillus sp. FSL W7-1464 genome contains a region encoding:
- a CDS encoding ABC transporter ATP-binding protein, protein MLRIEEVSAGYGNLNILRNLSFHVNKGEVVSILGTNGAGKTTTLRAISGLIPVTSGSIYFNDVLLNKKSTEFIVKSGLIQVPEDRKLFTDMTVLENLEMGAYTKTARNNFKKNLDYCYELFPILKERETQISGTMSGGQQQMLAIGRALMTEPKLLILDEPSIGLSPLLTKQVFDIISEIKQNGVTILLVEQNVNQALQIADRGYVLENGEIVIEGQANDLLNNENLKAAYLGIVT, encoded by the coding sequence ATGCTTAGGATTGAAGAAGTGTCAGCTGGATATGGAAACCTTAATATATTGAGAAATTTAAGCTTTCATGTAAATAAAGGTGAGGTTGTCAGTATTTTAGGAACCAATGGTGCGGGTAAAACAACCACGTTACGAGCTATATCAGGCCTTATTCCTGTTACTTCTGGATCGATATATTTCAATGATGTTTTACTAAATAAAAAATCTACGGAATTTATCGTAAAGTCAGGACTTATTCAAGTACCGGAAGATCGAAAGTTATTCACAGATATGACTGTATTGGAAAACTTAGAAATGGGTGCTTATACAAAAACAGCAAGAAACAACTTTAAGAAAAACTTGGATTACTGCTATGAGCTATTTCCGATTCTTAAAGAACGTGAGACACAAATTTCAGGAACAATGAGTGGTGGTCAGCAACAAATGTTAGCAATTGGAAGAGCATTGATGACTGAACCAAAACTACTCATTTTAGATGAGCCATCCATTGGCTTATCACCATTACTAACAAAGCAGGTATTTGATATAATATCAGAAATAAAACAAAATGGTGTGACAATTTTATTAGTTGAACAAAATGTAAATCAAGCTTTGCAAATCGCCGATCGCGGCTATGTCCTTGAAAATGGAGAAATTGTAATTGAAGGTCAAGCGAACGACCTCTTAAATAATGAAAATCTGAAGGCCGCTTATTTAGGTATTGTTACGTAA
- a CDS encoding ABC transporter ATP-binding protein, whose amino-acid sequence MTLLKLENVTKRFSGLVAVNNVSLELHEGEILGMIGPNGAGKTTLFHSICGYHVPTEGKITLRGQEIQGKKPEVICGHGISRTFQIVQPFGNLTLLENVMVGAFNQVSKFHEAEKLAEKQLRYLGMSHKMHERMKDLTFAEQKKVEVARALATNPKILFLDEVMSGLNPTEVNDFIALIKEIRDNGTTIFFIEHLMSAVMQLSDRVVVMHLGEKIAEGSPHEVTKDPLVMEAYLGEEVTEHA is encoded by the coding sequence ATGACGCTACTTAAACTAGAAAATGTAACAAAACGCTTTTCAGGATTAGTTGCCGTAAACAATGTCTCGCTAGAATTACATGAAGGAGAAATCTTAGGAATGATCGGGCCGAATGGGGCAGGGAAAACTACTTTATTCCACTCGATTTGTGGCTATCATGTTCCAACAGAAGGTAAAATAACGTTGAGAGGACAAGAGATTCAGGGGAAGAAACCGGAAGTTATTTGTGGTCATGGAATTTCACGCACTTTTCAGATTGTACAACCTTTTGGTAATTTAACATTATTGGAAAATGTGATGGTCGGTGCATTTAACCAGGTATCTAAATTTCATGAGGCAGAAAAACTTGCAGAAAAACAGCTCCGTTATTTAGGAATGTCCCATAAAATGCATGAACGAATGAAAGATTTAACCTTTGCTGAACAAAAGAAAGTAGAGGTAGCACGTGCTTTGGCAACAAATCCTAAAATATTATTTTTAGATGAAGTAATGTCAGGTTTAAACCCGACTGAAGTGAATGACTTTATCGCTCTAATAAAAGAAATTCGAGATAACGGAACAACCATCTTCTTTATCGAACATTTAATGTCTGCTGTAATGCAACTTTCTGATCGCGTTGTAGTAATGCATCTAGGAGAAAAAATTGCAGAAGGATCACCTCATGAAGTTACAAAAGATCCTCTTGTAATGGAGGCATATCTGGGAGAAGAGGTGACTGAGCATGCTTAG
- a CDS encoding branched-chain amino acid ABC transporter permease: MNLKKTSLLYGIGLILFIIFPLFTDSQYFLHIGVLILYSALISQAWNILSGYAGQFSFGHAMFFGTGAYISATLFMKYDISPWIGMFAGAFVAILIGLFIGYLSFRYKLRGAYFSLGTLAFAEILRILVQNLDYFNKTLGFNLPIGNDPLMFQFSSRVSYYYIILIMLIIVTLITFWISRSRLGFSLIAIRENEDAAQSLGVNTFRAKMTAIAISGALTALGGAFYAQYILYIAPPTTFGNDVSVAIILPAILGGMGTILGPIIGALIIIPLGELTAHYFGGFAGVHLMVYGLILVLVILFLPEGIVGWVQEKLRKRKLKKEGKVDDAT; encoded by the coding sequence ATGAATCTAAAGAAAACTTCATTACTTTATGGAATTGGTTTAATTTTATTCATTATATTCCCTTTATTTACAGACAGTCAGTATTTTTTGCATATAGGAGTTTTAATTTTATATAGCGCATTGATTTCTCAGGCTTGGAATATTTTGAGCGGTTATGCGGGTCAATTTTCATTTGGTCATGCAATGTTCTTCGGTACGGGAGCCTATATTTCTGCAACATTATTCATGAAATATGATATTTCCCCTTGGATAGGAATGTTTGCAGGCGCATTTGTCGCAATTCTAATTGGATTATTCATTGGTTACTTATCTTTCCGCTATAAATTAAGAGGTGCTTACTTTAGTTTAGGAACATTAGCATTTGCAGAAATTTTACGAATACTCGTCCAAAACTTAGACTATTTCAATAAGACATTAGGCTTTAACTTACCGATTGGTAATGATCCGTTAATGTTCCAATTTTCAAGCCGGGTTTCTTATTATTATATTATTTTAATTATGTTGATTATTGTAACATTAATCACATTTTGGATAAGTCGATCACGGTTAGGATTCAGCTTAATTGCCATTCGTGAAAATGAAGACGCTGCCCAATCATTGGGTGTAAATACATTCCGCGCGAAAATGACAGCAATTGCGATAAGTGGTGCATTAACGGCCCTTGGAGGAGCGTTCTATGCACAATACATTCTATATATTGCGCCACCTACTACATTTGGAAATGATGTATCAGTAGCCATTATTTTACCTGCAATTTTAGGGGGAATGGGAACAATTTTAGGGCCGATTATTGGTGCTTTAATTATTATCCCGTTAGGTGAATTAACAGCTCATTACTTTGGAGGATTCGCAGGCGTCCACTTAATGGTCTATGGTTTAATATTAGTTCTTGTTATTTTATTCTTACCTGAAGGAATTGTAGGGTGGGTGCAGGAGAAACTAAGGAAGCGTAAGTTAAAAAAGGAGGGGAAAGTAGATGACGCTACTTAA
- a CDS encoding ABC transporter substrate-binding protein, which translates to MKKWGLLFGLFVLTLVIAACGDEAGSGTGQAENLGSTSADIIKIGSLHPLSGGLALEGQEMRDAVKLAVEQRNEAGGIESLGGAKIELIETDHEGSPEKGISEVQKLGREGALGIIGAYSSGVALPATQEAERAGIPFVIDIGSANEITERGFKYTYRLQPAATTFSKDFLDILQDLNENADDKLEKLVLVHEDSVFGTSIASAIKDLADDYNIEVVNVLPHAASAADLSSTINKISAVKPDIVVATTYLRDGVMLVEGIKNSNFTPKAIIGVANGAFSNASFLTEHQKINSNIMDVNYTINQKSDLANEVSKEYKEKFGRDLGPNGAYSYMATVVLLDAIERAGTTDRAKIREEISKTKLEEHILAAGIIEFDEKGQNINARAVLNQIKDGVSYVVGPEEYKVEEPVYPQN; encoded by the coding sequence ATGAAAAAATGGGGTTTATTATTTGGGTTATTTGTTTTGACATTGGTTATTGCGGCTTGTGGTGACGAGGCCGGTAGTGGGACAGGTCAAGCTGAAAATTTAGGTTCAACATCTGCAGATATTATTAAAATTGGTTCGCTGCACCCTTTAAGTGGGGGGTTAGCTTTAGAGGGCCAGGAGATGCGGGATGCTGTTAAGCTGGCTGTTGAACAACGAAATGAAGCAGGCGGAATCGAATCATTGGGCGGAGCGAAAATTGAATTGATTGAAACCGACCATGAAGGTTCACCAGAAAAAGGGATTTCCGAGGTTCAAAAACTTGGACGTGAAGGAGCATTAGGCATTATTGGGGCATATTCTTCCGGTGTTGCCTTACCAGCGACACAAGAGGCAGAGCGTGCGGGGATTCCATTTGTAATCGATATTGGTTCAGCTAACGAAATTACAGAACGCGGCTTTAAATATACGTATCGTTTACAACCGGCTGCGACTACTTTCTCAAAAGATTTCTTAGATATATTACAAGATTTGAATGAAAATGCAGATGACAAGTTGGAAAAGCTTGTACTGGTTCATGAAGATAGTGTTTTTGGTACGAGTATTGCATCGGCAATTAAAGATCTTGCAGATGACTACAATATAGAAGTTGTTAATGTATTGCCGCATGCTGCATCTGCTGCAGATTTATCTTCTACTATTAATAAAATTTCAGCTGTAAAACCGGATATTGTAGTAGCAACTACGTATTTACGTGATGGTGTAATGCTTGTAGAAGGAATTAAAAATTCTAATTTTACTCCAAAAGCAATCATTGGAGTCGCAAATGGTGCGTTTAGTAATGCCTCATTCTTAACAGAACACCAAAAAATTAATTCAAATATTATGGATGTTAACTATACAATCAATCAAAAAAGTGACTTAGCTAATGAAGTTTCTAAAGAATATAAGGAAAAATTTGGTCGTGACCTTGGTCCGAATGGTGCATATTCATACATGGCAACAGTTGTTTTACTTGATGCAATTGAAAGAGCTGGAACGACAGATCGTGCAAAAATTCGTGAAGAAATTTCGAAAACAAAGCTTGAAGAACATATCTTAGCAGCAGGAATTATTGAATTTGATGAAAAAGGTCAAAATATTAATGCCCGTGCTGTTTTGAACCAGATTAAAGATGGAGTTTCATATGTTGTTGGCCCTGAAGAATACAAAGTTGAGGAACCAGTTTATCCTCAAAACTAA
- a CDS encoding branched-chain amino acid ABC transporter permease, with product MNAELLFQSLIDGILMGGIYGLVAIGLTLIFGVMKIINFAQGALLMLGMYVSYWCFALFGLSPYLSLPLSALVLFFIGAGMQRGILQRMAGAPDHNQLLVTLGITLFIENLALVVFKPDFRSVTVDGIPNSISFLNLNIHTTKLIAFGFTIVLAIGLFFFLRKTYIGKSIRATSMNSGGAALVGVNIKKINYIAFGIGAALAGIAGALITPFFYTSPSVGSSFILIAFVVVVLGGLGNFLGALVGGVLIGVTEALGGAILPGSLKELVPYVIFILVLLLKPNGLFGGKAR from the coding sequence ATGAACGCTGAACTATTATTTCAGTCACTGATCGATGGCATTTTAATGGGGGGAATTTACGGACTTGTTGCAATCGGTTTAACGCTGATTTTTGGTGTAATGAAGATTATTAACTTTGCACAAGGTGCATTGTTAATGCTAGGTATGTATGTTTCATATTGGTGTTTTGCATTATTTGGACTGAGCCCATATTTATCTTTGCCATTAAGTGCCCTAGTTCTCTTTTTTATAGGAGCAGGTATGCAACGTGGTATTTTACAACGTATGGCGGGTGCACCAGATCATAATCAATTATTAGTAACATTAGGTATTACATTATTTATTGAAAACTTAGCATTAGTAGTTTTTAAGCCAGATTTCCGAAGCGTAACTGTAGATGGAATTCCTAATTCAATTTCATTTTTGAATTTAAATATTCATACAACCAAATTAATTGCATTTGGATTTACTATTGTTTTAGCTATTGGTCTTTTCTTCTTCCTGAGGAAAACATATATTGGTAAATCCATACGGGCAACATCAATGAATTCAGGTGGTGCTGCATTAGTTGGTGTAAATATTAAAAAGATTAATTACATTGCATTCGGTATTGGTGCAGCCCTAGCGGGTATTGCGGGAGCGTTAATTACACCGTTTTTCTATACATCTCCTTCGGTTGGATCCAGTTTCATCCTAATAGCTTTTGTAGTTGTTGTTTTGGGTGGATTAGGTAACTTCTTAGGTGCTCTCGTTGGCGGTGTGTTAATCGGAGTAACAGAAGCACTTGGTGGTGCAATTTTACCTGGGAGCCTTAAAGAGCTTGTTCCTTATGTAATTTTTATCCTTGTCCTGCTACTAAAACCTAATGGACTGTTTGGAGGTAAAGCGCGATGA